A stretch of Cydia splendana chromosome 7, ilCydSple1.2, whole genome shotgun sequence DNA encodes these proteins:
- the LOC134792028 gene encoding flexible cuticle protein 12-like: protein MKSFVVFALIVTAVAAAPQRSPDADAQVLKYDAENIGVDGYRFAYETSNGIKSEEQAQLNNAGTDNEAIAVRGSFSYTGPDGVVYTVTYIADENGFQPQGAHLPVAP from the exons ATGAAATCG TTCGTCGTATTCGCCCTGATCGTCACGGCCGTCGCCGCCGCCCCGCAGCGCAGCCCTGACGCTGACGCTCAGGTCCTCAAATACGACGCTGAGAACATCGGCGTTGATGGCTACCGATTTGC TTACGAGACTTCCAACGGCATCAAGTCAGAAGAACAAGCGCAGCTGAACAACGCTGGCACCGACAACGAGGCCATCGCCGTCCGCGGCTCCTTCTCCTACACCGGCCCCGATGGCGTCGTCTACACCGTCACCTACATCGCTGACGAGAACGGCTTCCAGCCCCAGGGCGCCCATCTTCCAGTAGCCCCTTAA